From Dethiosulfovibrio peptidovorans, the proteins below share one genomic window:
- a CDS encoding polymerase, which yields MSRMRTMNSRNVSNERLWEGRLFFVAVVVSLALPNLIYSGLYFFQTLHIMKWTVALFPVACLSLITGSLVLWAGPERARFRIDIFGWVWFALLIYVTLQPLWISVRSVPTFYREWFFFASMWALYVLCLNRFKDVWLTPLLWLATLNGAVNVVFAELQVGNNVDVFGPLKLILPTPGNYIGNTGQQNMLGLWLAIVALGAVFIYLRHGLKGAVGWRRLVALSNLGLLSVALWGLWNSTSRSAILSFMVGVALLALLIIMGRDRVRLRRLGQCLVLLVAVLTISVVLNQGRSGALLYKAKDLIENADTVGGREGIWKTSWTMARQYGVRGVGLGQYKWHYLESQAEAFQRYPDMRWQYTNWAHNEYLQWLCESGVIGFVVLIGLGMWWLVSFSRYILTHRGKPFEDGVLWGGAFSFLIWFDALWTRPFHRIEDALWVSLAFAVVNREIWKLQDNRPTVSFLSSSWIVRGVGAGMAIASLFGLIYLGQGLRGDVTLRRAMQARTVAVQRGLLEKAESSLMVRDLVERQLAYHYISVGELDRDPRALAHGLSRLMKTFDQEPTAEDLRKLMNWAGKLKKRELLEKLVLYLKPGSYTIKSRP from the coding sequence GTGTCGAGGATGAGAACCATGAACAGTCGTAATGTATCCAATGAACGCCTTTGGGAGGGGCGGTTGTTTTTCGTCGCCGTCGTTGTTTCCCTGGCGCTTCCGAACCTGATCTACTCCGGGCTCTATTTCTTTCAGACTCTCCACATTATGAAGTGGACCGTGGCCCTGTTCCCTGTTGCGTGTCTCTCTCTGATCACGGGATCGCTGGTGCTCTGGGCAGGCCCCGAGAGAGCTCGTTTTCGGATTGACATTTTTGGATGGGTTTGGTTCGCCCTTTTAATTTACGTGACGCTCCAGCCCCTGTGGATATCTGTTCGATCAGTTCCGACCTTTTATCGGGAGTGGTTTTTCTTCGCCTCTATGTGGGCTTTATACGTTTTGTGCCTCAATCGATTCAAGGATGTATGGTTGACACCCCTGCTATGGTTAGCGACGCTGAACGGAGCGGTCAACGTCGTGTTTGCTGAACTTCAGGTGGGCAACAATGTGGATGTTTTCGGCCCTCTCAAGCTCATACTTCCCACTCCGGGTAATTATATTGGCAACACAGGGCAGCAGAACATGTTGGGACTGTGGTTGGCTATAGTTGCCTTAGGGGCTGTCTTCATCTATCTCCGGCACGGATTGAAGGGTGCGGTGGGGTGGCGTCGTCTCGTTGCTCTGTCCAATCTGGGACTCCTCTCTGTCGCTCTCTGGGGACTGTGGAACAGCACGAGCCGGTCGGCGATCTTGTCGTTTATGGTCGGGGTTGCTCTTCTAGCTCTCCTTATTATTATGGGGCGAGATCGAGTGCGGCTTCGCCGTTTGGGACAATGTCTGGTTTTGCTGGTAGCTGTCCTGACTATTTCGGTTGTTTTGAACCAAGGGCGCTCTGGAGCCCTGCTATACAAGGCGAAAGACCTCATCGAAAACGCTGACACTGTTGGAGGTCGGGAGGGTATCTGGAAGACGTCCTGGACGATGGCTCGTCAATACGGAGTTCGAGGTGTTGGACTCGGCCAGTATAAATGGCACTACCTTGAGTCTCAGGCTGAGGCGTTCCAGCGCTATCCCGATATGCGCTGGCAGTACACCAACTGGGCGCATAACGAGTATCTCCAGTGGCTCTGCGAATCAGGAGTCATAGGGTTTGTTGTTCTGATCGGACTGGGGATGTGGTGGCTTGTCTCCTTCTCTCGGTATATCCTAACTCACCGAGGAAAGCCCTTCGAGGATGGAGTGCTGTGGGGCGGGGCCTTTTCCTTTCTTATCTGGTTCGATGCCCTCTGGACGCGTCCCTTTCATCGGATTGAGGACGCCTTATGGGTATCCCTGGCATTTGCCGTGGTCAACCGGGAGATCTGGAAGTTGCAGGATAATCGACCGACTGTTTCGTTTCTGAGTAGCTCCTGGATCGTTCGGGGTGTGGGAGCGGGCATGGCGATAGCATCCCTGTTTGGGCTGATCTATTTGGGACAGGGGCTCAGAGGCGACGTGACTCTTCGTCGTGCTATGCAGGCTCGAACCGTTGCTGTTCAGCGGGGCCTTTTGGAGAAGGCCGAGAGCTCTCTTATGGTTCGTGATCTTGTGGAACGACAACTTGCCTACCATTACATATCCGTAGGCGAACTTGATCGGGATCCCCGAGCTCTGGCCCATGGGCTCTCTCGCCTGATGAAAACTTTCGACCAGGAACCCACTGCCGAGGATCTTCGCAAGCTTATGAATTGGGCCGGAAAACTGAAAAAGAGGGAGCTTCTGGAAAAGCTGGTTCTCTATCTCAAGCCGGGATCCTACACAATTAAAAGCCGTCCATGA